The region AAGGTGCGCGGACTTATCACTTTTACAAGTTTTCCATCTTCATTAATTAAAAATTTCTGAAAATTCCATTCTACATCAAAATCATCTAAACCATTTTCGGCTTTTGTGGTTAAATACTTAAATAAAGGTTCAATAGTATCGCCTTTAACTACAATTTTACTCATCATAGGAAAAGTAACGCCGTAATTTATCTTGCAAAATTCTGCAATCTCATCATTTGAACCAGGGTCTTGACTCATGAAATCGTTTGTAGGAAAACCAATAATTGTAAAATTTTGATCTTTATACTTTTGATACAATTCTTCTAGCTGTTCAAACTGAGGGGTTAGTCCGCATTTTGAAGCTGTGTTTACAATTAATACTTTTTTACCACGTAAATCGGCTAAATTAAATTCGGCTCCTGTGATGTCTTTAACAATAAATTGGTGAATACTGCTTGTGGTATTTTGTTGCTCCATTTTAGATTCTGGTTTTGTTGTTGATTTTTGTGCGTTGGTACAACTTATAGCTAATAAAGCAGCTGCAAAAACTATTATTTTCATATTATTGATAATGATTAAGGTTGTTTAAAATTACAAAAAAAGCTTTCTGTACAGAAAGCTTTTAAGATTTATTTTTTATAATGTTTCCTATATTTAAAATAGGTGATAGTTGCTAAAACGGCTACCGATGCTACCGATACCCAAATGAAAGTTGGTGTTACCACTTGGTCGCCTTTTGCATAGGAATGTAAGCCCGAAAGGTAAAAGTTTACCCCAAAATAGGTCATTAAAATACTATAAAAAGCTAAAGCCGACATTAAATTGTAAATCCATAATCCGCGTAAAGCAGGTACAAATCGCATGTGAATTACAAAGGCATATACCATAATTGAAATTAACGCCCAAGTTTCTTTAGGATCCCAACCCCAATAACGTCCCCAGCTTTCATTTGCCCATTGGCCACC is a window of Myroides sp. JBRI-B21084 DNA encoding:
- a CDS encoding glutathione peroxidase, whose translation is MKIIVFAAALLAISCTNAQKSTTKPESKMEQQNTTSSIHQFIVKDITGAEFNLADLRGKKVLIVNTASKCGLTPQFEQLEELYQKYKDQNFTIIGFPTNDFMSQDPGSNDEIAEFCKINYGVTFPMMSKIVVKGDTIEPLFKYLTTKAENGLDDFDVEWNFQKFLINEDGKLVKVISPRTLPTNDEIINWIEGK